tattttattttattttattttattttattttattttattttatttcattttattttatttttattttatttttattttattttattttgaagaccCTTCCCCTCACCCGCGTTTTGCCCCACAGGTGCGGACACCGAGCAGGTCACCCACCAAGGGCTGCACTGGCACGCCCGCTCCTCCTGcttgtgctgcagcctgtgccggGCCCCGCTGCGGGGACAGCCCCTCAGCTGCCACCGCGGCCGCCTCTTCTGCTCCGGCTCCTGCGGCCGCGGCCAGGACGGCTCCTCCGCCGCCTCCGACTCCTCGGACTCCGCCATCGCCTCCGCTCCGTCCCCCCAGTGCGCGCCCGCGGCCCGGAgcggcagggacagggggcaaGGGGATGGTAGGAGCTTCCAGCATGGGGTGGGAGCAAATCCAGAGGgctttggggaatttggggatggtGGAATCCTACTGCCATGGGATGGGAGCAAAtccagggattttggggactTTGGGGATGGTAGGAGCAAAtccagggattttggggatggtAGGAGCCTCCAGCATGGGATGGGAGCAAATCTAGGGATTTTGGGTGTGGTAGGAGCCTCCGACATGGGGTGGGAGCAAAtccagggattttggggatggtAGGAGCAAATccaggggattttggggatggtAGGAGCAAATccagggatttttgggaatttggggatagTAGGAGCCTCTGACATGGGGTGGGAGCAAAtccagggattttggggatggtAGGAGCCTTTGCCATGGGGTGGGAGCAAATCCAGGGactttggggaatttggggatggtAGGAGCCTCCAGCATGGGGTGGGAGCAAATCCAAGGATTTTGGGGACTTTGGGGATGGTAGGAGCCTCCAACACGGGATGGGAGCAaatccagggatttgggggatgGTAGGAGCCTCTGCTATGGGGTGGGAGCAAattcagggattttggggatggtAGGAGCAAATCCAGGAGATTTTGGGCACTTTGGGGATGGTAGGAGGCTCCGACATGGGGTGGGAGCAAAtccagggattttggggactTGGGGGCTGGTAGGACCCCATTGCCACAGGGTGGGAGGGCAACAGGAGCAAATCCAGGCTCTGGATTTACTTTGGGGCTGGTGgggtcctgctgccctggggtgggagggggagcaggagcaAATCCAGGCTCCGGGGACTGTCCTGGGAGTGTCACCCCGTGGGAATTGGTGATGAActccccaggctgggtgggtgggtgggtgccAGCCCGCCGTGTCCCGAGACGCCCCTTGCTGTGGGAGGGCTGTGGGAGGACAGGCtcagcctctccttccccctctgGCAGAGGCGTTCTCGGAGCAGCCCCCCGTGCACCCCGCCTTCAGGAGCCCCGGGGATCTCGGCGCAGCCTCACGGGAGCGGAGCGGCGACGCTGCCAAGGAGCACCCAGGGGCGCTGGGACCCCCAGCCGGCCACCCCTCAGCCCCCCAGCTGAACCCGGAGCCCCCcaaggagcccagagccctTTTGGGGTCCCCTGAAGCCCgaagagctgcagagctgcaggcgGGCACCTCCCGTCCCCGACACGGCGCCCGGGCAGGGCAcggcacagaggaggaggaggaggaagaggactCCTGGTGCCCCACCTGCTCCTCATCTTCGGACTCAGACTCGGAGGAGGAGGGTTTCTTTTTCGGGAAGCCCATCCCCAAGCCCGGCatgacctccctgggcagggagcccacgcagaggggcaggggcaggacgGCCAAGCACTGCAGCGTGTGCTGACAGCGGGCTGGGGGTCCCgagtggcactgccagctcctgccagggcatCAGCGCGTTCCAATCGCAtcctggaggtgcccaaggctggtgggagaagctgctggggTCGCTGCCCCCcggtggagcagagcagagcagagcagatccTGCCATTCCTGCCCGGCTCTCCCGCAATTAGGAACAGGTAAAGCAGGAAGGGAGCGGGGCAGGCCCGGCCCCAGCACCTCCCACGAGGCGgcaggtggggacagggacagctgccGGCGtccccccagtgctggggaacGCGGGgtgtcctgccctgggctgctctgtgccccactgccacccctctccatccctggtgGCATCAGGTCCCCATGGGGAGGGGACCAGAGACGAAGCTCCAATAAAATCTGGCTGAAATCTGAACTCAGGGTCTGCCCTGTTCCTTCCCagcccattgtgacactgaCACTGTCACCAGGgccccatctccatccctgctctccatccctggtGGCACTGTGGCCTACTGCCACCACAGGGAGGGAACCAggggtgcagctctgctgctgctggtgacaAATCTGCAATAAAATCCGGCTGAAATCTGAAAGCAGGGTCTGCCCTGTTCCTTCCCAGCCCATTGTGACACTGGCAATGTCACCAGGGCCCCACTGgcacctctctcccttcctggTGGCACTGTGTCCCCATGGGGAGGGgaccagggcacagctctggtctCAGGTGACAAACTCCAATAAATTCTGGCTGAAATCTGAACTCGGGCTCTGCCCTGTTCCTTCCCACCCCACCGTGACACCGGCACTgtcaccagggctgggaggtCCCCAGGGGTGATCTGTGCCCTCTGCCACAGCCGGGGTTCACCGTGGGACCCCTCCCTTGCAGGAACACAACAAGGGCTGCAAAAAGGACACGGTTTATTTGCAGATTTAAACCCAAAAACACTCGCTGGGGTTCGGGGCCGCACTCCTGGCCATCAGGAAAGgagggcaggcactgctgccctccctccagTCAAACCAGCGACGCTTTGGCTGCCCTCAGGGCTTTGGGCAGGGCCAAAACACCAAACACATCCTGCTCGCTGCCAACACCTCCCACCTCACCCTGCAGGCTCCCGAGCACCCCAGGGCGCTGTCACGGCGCTGTCACAGCCCTGTcgcagggcaggaggggtggCAGCcctcagaggctgctggagcccacGGAGTCGAGGCTGTCGAtgaactgctccagctgctgcaggtggtgCAGGCGGCCCTGGCGCAGGTTGGCCCTGAGCGCCACCCCCAGCGCCGCCTCCATCGAGGGCTCCTCGTGCAGCAGCATCGTGGCCACCACGGCGATGCTCAGGCTGAACTGCTGGTACGACTGCAGGGCCGCGGGCTCAGCACCCCAGAACCAGCACCAAAACACCCCCTATTTTAGCCCAAACACCCACAAATACCATCCCAACCCccgcagggcagggcacagcatcAGCACCCCAGAACCAGCACCAAAACACCCCTATTTTAGCCCAAACACCCACAAATACCATCCAAACCCCTGCAGGGCACGGCCACGGGGTCAGCaccccaaaagcagcaccaaACCACCCCTATTTTAGCCCAAACACCCACAAATATCATCCAAACCCCTGCAAacccctgcagggcagggcacaccATCAGCACCAGCACCCCAGAACCATCACCAAACAACCCCTGCTTTTAGCCCACAAACCCACAAATACCATCCCAacccctgcagggcacagccacggggtcagcaccccaaaaccagcaccaAAACACCCCCTATTTTAgcccaaacacccccaaataTCATCCAAACCCCTGCAAGCCCCCCCCAAAACGCCAAATTCACACCCTCACCCCCCGGCATGGCTCCCAAAGCTCCTCAGGTGAGATCCCccccatcctggagctgctcccagacccacagggcagggccacagggtcagcaccccaaaaccagcaccaACCCCTGCAAACCCACAGCACGCTCCCCCAAACACCAAATTCACcacccagcactgtccccaaagcTCCTCAGGTGACATTCCCCGTcctggagctgcccccagcccctcaggtgCCCCCCAGGACTCACCAGCTCGATCTTTGCCTTcctcctgagcacagcagcGGAGCGGGAGTcgattccagctgggaatggcgtggggggctctgagcagggctgctgctggccacacaCAGCCTGGCACGGGGAAAAGGCCGAGGGTGAGCCCCCCTTTGTGCAGCAGGATGGAATTAGCTCAGGTTTCACCTGACTGTGGAAATCAGCAGTGGAGGGGGGGGGATCAGGCTGCCAGCAGCGCTGGAGAGCCCTGAGATCAGCAGTGATTCCAAAACCCCACGGGAAGCTCAGAGGGGAAAGGGACTGAGCCACACTGGTCAGTCACCAGCCCAGGACTGGTCACCCCATGGAAGGAGCCACTGGTTTGTTGTAGAGAGCTTTGCAGACAGCTAGCTAGCTGAGAAACGTCACATAAAGAGACAAGTGTAACAGtcacaccccaaaaccagcaccaAACCACCCCTGATTTTAGCCCACAAACCCCCAAACATCATCCAAACCCCTGCAAACCCCTGCAGAGCATGGCCACGGGgtcagcaccccaaaaccagcaacAAACAACCCCTATTTTAACCCACAAACATCATCCAAACCCCTGCAGAGCATGGCCACGGGgtcagcaccccaaaaccagcaacAAACAACCCCTATTTTAATCCACAAACATCATCCAAACCCCTGCAGAGCATGGCCACGGGGTCAGCaccccaaaagcagcaccaaACAACCCCTATTTTAACCCACAGACCCACAAATATCATCCAaacccctgcagagcagggccacGGGGTCAGCaccccaaaagcagcaccaaACCACCCCTATTTTAACCCACAGACCCACAAATACCATCCAAACCCCTGCAAGCCCCCCAAAACACCAAATTCACACCCAGCGTTGTTCCCATCTGACTGCTGCACTAAGGGCACAATGTTTTTCGTGTTACTGGACACATTGTGCCCTTAGTGCAACAGTAAGACAGGAAAGAACATCTTTAGCAAGAACacgaaaaaaaaaatttcaataaaatatccACAAAAACACAAAAGTAAGCGTGGTTACCTAATAAATAACTAGCCAATAGTGAGCTCGCCTTTACAATATGCATAAAATTCATTAACACTAATACAAAGATACATACCTACCAACAAAGTTCAAAATTTACTAATCACTCGTATTAGTACTCCCAACAGTTTGTCACTGCTCTGTCACCCCTCCCTTGGGTGCCACCCCACTCCCCCTCTTTGCCCCAGCTTCTCTCCCTCATTAGCAGTAATTAATCTGCCCTGGAGGGTTCTCCTTGGCTTCCTCAGAGCTCCATTCCAGGCCTGCTCACACTCTGCTGTCACTGGATTTGTGCTGCGGGTTTAAGGGGTTTGGATGATATTTGTGGGTTAAAAGAGGGGTGGTttggtgctgcttttggggtGCTGACCCTgtggccctgccctgtgggtctgggagcagctccaggatcGGGGGGATCTCACCTGAGGAGCTTTGGGAGCCATGCCGGGGGGTGAGGGTGTGAATTTGGCGTTTTGGGGGGGGCTTGCAGGGGTTTGGATGATATTTGTGGGCTAAAATAGGGGTCGTTtggtgctggttttggggtgctgacCCCGTGGCCGTGCTCTGCAGGGGTTTGGATGGTATTTTGATATTTGTGGGTTTGTGGGTTAAAATAGGGGTTGATTgttgctggttttggggtgctgacCCCGTGGCCATGCTCTGCAGGGGTTTGGATGATATTTTGATATTTGTGGGTTTGTGGGTTAAAATAGGGGTCGTttggtgctgcttttggggtGCCGACCCCGTGGCCGTGCTCTGCAGGGGTTTGGATGATATTTGTGGGTTTGTGGGTTAAAATAGGGGTGGTTTGTTGCTGCTTTTGGGGTGCTGACCCCGTGGCCGTGCTCTGCAGGGGTTTGGATGATATTTGTGGGTTTGTGGGTTAAAACAGGGGTGGTTTGTTGCTGCTTTTGGGGTGCTGACCCCGTGGCCCTGCCCTGAGggtctggcagcagctccacacgCTGTTGTGACGCTGTGTGGTCACACCCCTGAGCCTCGGcttcctgccctggctgctctcgCGGGGCCGACACGGGCTGTGCCTCCAAACAAAGGCACCCCTAAACCCCAcatcctgcagccacagggaccCCCCTGGGTTCTGGCAGCGTCCCCAAGCCcggggggacactggggacacccagagccCGTACCTGATTGGGGGCACCAGCCCCAGGTGGGCTCTGGGGCGCTGTGGGGGTCTCTGGTGGGGTGCAGGCGCCCGGGGcagcttggctgggctgggcttcgGGCTCTGCTGCAGGTCCCGGAGGAAGCTGAGGGTTCTCAGGAGGATGAAGGCactgcagaggctgagggacagagagtggctgtgctgggacacggggacagcgcTGTCCCCCATTGGGGTGGGGACACGGAGCTGCCCCACGCCCCAAACtcaccccagcctgggcagctcgTGCCTCGgtttccccagccccacaggagcgagggctgagctctgcctccccagagctgcactcCAGGATTTCCCTCCCGGCAGGCTctggaggggctgctgggctccGGGGAGGTGACCCGTGACCGCCGCCAGCCTTGGGGACACCGCACGGCTCCGCCTGCGCGGCACAGACAGCCAAAGTTGGGAAATTGTTGTTGTTACAAACGGGAATTGCCGGCGAATTGCAACAGCTTTCAGACAGAAGGCGAATTTGTAACGGCTTCTGCGGGCTGAGGAACTGAAAATGCGCACAAAGCAAGGCTGGCGCAGGAGATAACAAAACGCAGAACCAAGATAGCACAGGCAGAGAACAAAACAGCACAAAGAGAGAATGCCAGGGGTCAAGTGGCATCAGGAGAAAACCAGGGGAGGGCCCTGGATGGACCCCCAGACCCTGCAGCAACCCAGGGTGGAGCTGTGGCAAACTTGGCCCTGAGAATGTGCCAAGAAATTTGGGGAAGTTGTGCAattgcagcagcacaaaggacTGAAaattgtatgtgtgtgtgtgtgtgcctctggctgcagccaggcaccCAGCACGGCCACTTCTGTTTTACTTaactaataaataaatacttatttatttatttatttatataaataaataaatatataaaaagaatattaaatacttatttaataagcaaataaataataataaatacttcaagaataaatatttattaataaatacataaataaataatatcaataataaataaatacttattTCCTATCGCTAATTAAACTCTTAAATTTCAGAGTGGGATTAGTCCCTCCCCACACTGTGCAGGGGCACTGTGGAGTCCACAGTGAGGGGATTAGAGGGTTTGGGAAAGGGGGCTGTgcctccctgcaggctctgctttAGGGTGGGAatagaaaataggaaaaatagaaaaataatagaaaaataatagaaaaaatatagaaaaaaatatagaaaaaatatagaaaaaatatagaaaaaaatacagaaaaaatacagaaaaaggatagaaaaaaagatagaaaaaagatagaaaaaagatagaaaaaaagatagaaaaaaagagaaaaataataatagaaaaaataatagaaaaataatagaaaaaataatagtgaaaaccaggaaaataatacaaaatatagaaaaaaacagaaaaaatagaaaaaataaagagaaaaagtaatagaaaaaaatagaaaccatCCCCAGGGGAAGCTGTGTGCGCTggtggggagggtttggggagcctggagctggtcctgtgtccctccccagcagccccatACCTCAAGGTGCTCCTGGATCTCAGGATTCCTGGAGGTCTCctcaggaggggctggatctgctcctggagcacagggagcctgATCCTGGCTGCCCACggggctctgcccagctcccagctccacctGGGGACGGGaaatgggctgggatggggtgggatgggatccatgggatgggacgggatgggatccatgggatgggatgggatgggatgggatccatgggatgggatgggatgggatgggatgggatccatgggatgggatccatgggatgggatgggatccatggggtgggatgtgatgagatgagatgggatgggatcaatgggatgggatgggatgggatccatgggatgggatgggatgggatccatgggatgggatccatgggatgaaatgggatgagatgggatgagatgggatgagATGGATGGGACACTTAAAATGGGACACAGGAAACACTGAGAAAAGCCTGGAAAAACTCCACACCTGGCAAAAACAGCAAGGTGGAgaggggaagggctggagcagagaggagggagatgCCCCAGCAGCCACGGACGCCCCTgagccaggcagctccagggctgggagcacccctgggatgggggaatgtcctacctgcagctctgcagcaccaggatCAGCACCACCATCAGCAGCTGGGCTCTCCAGAGGGCTCCTGGCCGGGCCGGGGGGCTCCAGAACACCCCCAGTCCCCGCTGGCACATCCTGCAGGGAACCAGCACAGCGTGTGGGGCTCGgggtgagcacagccctgctgcggGACGGGGTGGGACGGGTAAAACCCCTCACCTgcggctgctcctgcctctctgcagcccctgggggtGGCTCCGGGCGCTGGGGAGGCTCCGGGGGCTGCGGCTCCTTCCTGGCCCCGGGCTGGCTCCTCCTGGACGGGGCGGGACAGGAGGGCTTGGAGCGCGGcttgtgccctgcagggtgggaaaCAGCGGCAGAAGCTCCTCGGGCTGGCCCGGGAGAGGACGGAGAGCAGCGAGGAGCCGGCCTGGGGGCAGCACAGACCTCGGGAGGGTCGGGGACACCACGCCCggggcaccaggagcagctgccggGGGCGGCTCCGTCGTGTCCCAGCCGGGTGGTGGCTCCAGGGCGGGCGGTGCTGGTGGAAATTCCCTGGATTCCTGCAGGAATTTCGGGAATTTCCTTGGATTTCTTCAGGAATGcctccagccagccccagcatggGGGGGGTTGGCTTGGGAGGGGTCTCTGTGCGATGCCAACAGGCGGGGACAGCCGTGCTGGTGTCACTCGTTGTCACCCACCCTGCAGGGCCGGAcgggggccagggctggggctggggctggggctgctcctcctcgGGGTACTCAGGCCAGGGGTCAGGCGGTGCATCCTGCAGGGAAAAACTGGATTTAGGGAACGGGGCAGGGTGCCCACACACTGTCCTTGTcaccagggcagtgactgtcccctgCCCCATGTCACCACTTGTGGTGCCACCACGGCCAGGTGCCACCAGCCCTCACCTGGTACCAGCACTCTCCAAAGTCACCCTCAGCTCCTGGCACGGCTGCTCTGTCAGGCCAGGGCGGTGGCAGGGGACACTCGGGGGGTGCCCacctcctgtcctgctcctcctcgTTCCAGGGCACGTCCCCAGGGCCAGGGaaggctctggggctgggctgcaaaGGGAACGGCCGTGGTGAGGACACTCAGcatgggaatttggggagttttttttccccacgGGCccactgggatttttgggatttttttttttttttcccacaaacccactgggatttttgggatttcttGCTGCTCCCCCCTCCCCGTTGTGCCTCTCCTGCTCGCTGCTTTGGGGGCTGTGGGTaaatccctccctgcagcagcagcaggacgcATTTAGGGTGAACCAGCTCAGATTTCACCTGGCTGTGGAAATCAGCAGCAGCGGAGGGGGAGGATcaggctgccagcagtgctggagagccctgagagcagcagtgaccccaaaatcccaaaatgaAACCCCGAGGGGATGCACAACCCCACGAGGATGTGAAACCCCACGAGGATGTGAAACCCCGAGAGCAAACGGCGCTGGCAGGGAACAGGGGCAGATGTTTCTTGGGAGGAACCAGAGGgcaaaaatttgatttttttttaaggaaaaatgctccccaaaccccccgACATCTGTCATTTCATGCTGTAAAAGCTGAACCCCACTTTTGAACAGGGGAATTTCCCTGGAGTGAGTGTGGGCTCATTTCTGGAGCCCTTCAAGGTCACTCCTGGAGTGAGCCAAAGAGATTTGTGTGGGTCTGGGTGAGCAACACAATCTAAACTGcaattgctaattaattttgaaGCTATTGATTTAATTAGCAGTGCCCTGGTGTAACCATTGTGATAAATGAATGTGATTTGGGCTAACAATTGTAAATATATTGtatttgtaaatatatatataatatagtatatattatatactatatactatagtacggtaatgtataatatataatatataatatataatatataatatataatatataatatataatatataatatacactatataatatataatataatgtattgtattatatgatatgatataatatatattatatattatatataatataacatatatagTATAACACTATATATGACATAATaagtaatataaatatattgcaATTGTAAATATCttgatattttagaaaatatttgttaaaaagtaACAGAGGAAAAAGACATGTAATTAGTGCCACAAAACAGATGTTTTCAGATGTTGATGAGAAAATAGGATACAGGATGTAGTTTGAGATAAGTAACATCCCAAAATAGAATAGACCTTGAGATAATTAAGGAATCAGCCTTGAAATCACTGCCAAATTTGCTCTGTACATGCTTACTTGGTTgt
This region of Ammospiza nelsoni isolate bAmmNel1 chromosome 23, bAmmNel1.pri, whole genome shotgun sequence genomic DNA includes:
- the LOC132083327 gene encoding basic proline-rich protein-like isoform X1 → MCMQQSAWPARPVQTSSDQFRPVPYQRVPAQAPAAAGAVPGRVKGHEVTDGQTDPPGGDSSGAGMAAKRIPQLPAPSARMFHPPGCRRSFPGEPAPWWDGPWPCPPDGPEDTWDEPPWDGAPWDVPPWDVPPWDVPPWEQQPRRRQRRRGPPSPRAFPGPGDVPWNEEEQDRRWAPPECPLPPPWPDRAAVPGAEGDFGECWYQDAPPDPWPEYPEEEQPQPQPQPWPPSGPAGNPGNFHQHRPPWSHHPAGTRRSRPRQLLLVPRAWCPRPSRGHKPRSKPSCPAPSRRSQPGARKEPQPPEPPQRPEPPPGAAERQEQPQDVPAGTGGVLEPPGPARSPLESPAADGGADPGAAELQVELGAGQSPVGSQDQAPCAPGADPAPPEETSRNPEIQEHLEAEPCGVPKAGGGHGSPPRSPAAPPEPAGREILECSSGEAELSPRSCGAGETEARAAQAGPLQCLHPPENPQLPPGPAAEPEAQPSQAAPGACTPPETPTAPQSPPGAGAPNQAVCGQQQPCSEPPTPFPAGIDSRSAAVLRRKAKIELSYQQFSLSIAVVATMLLHEEPSMEAALGVALRANLRQGRLHHLQQLEQFIDSLDSVGSSSL
- the LOC132083327 gene encoding basic proline-rich protein-like isoform X3, with translation MCMQQSAWPARPVQTSSDQFRPVPYQRVPAQAPAAAGAVPGRVKGHEVTDGQTDPPGGDSSGAGMAAKRIPQLPAPSARMFHPPGCRRSFPGEPAPWWDGPWPCPPDGPEDTWDEPPWDGAPWDVPPWDVPPWDVPPWEQQPRRRQRRRGPPSPRAFPGPGDVPWNEEEQDRRWAPPECPLPPPWPDRAAVPGAEGDFGECWYQDAPPDPWPEYPEEEQPQPQPQPWPPSGPAGNPGNFHQHRPPWSHHPAGTRRSRPRQLLLVPRAWCPRPSRGHKPRSKPSCPAPSRRSQPGARKEPQPPEPPQRPEPPPGAAERQEQPQDVPAGTGGVLEPPGPARSPLESPAADGGADPGAAELQVELGAGQSPVGSQDQAPCAPGADPAPPEETSRNPEIQEHLEAVCGQQQPCSEPPTPFPAGIDSRSAAVLRRKAKIELSYQQFSLSIAVVATMLLHEEPSMEAALGVALRANLRQGRLHHLQQLEQFIDSLDSVGSSSL
- the LOC132083327 gene encoding basic proline-rich protein-like isoform X2, with amino-acid sequence MCMQQSAWPARPVQTSSDQFRPVPYQRVPAQAPAAAGAVPGRVKGHEVTDGQTDPPGGDSSGAGMAAKRIPQLPAPSARMFHPPGCRRSFPGEPAPWWDGPWPCPPDGPEDTWDEPPWDGAPWDVPPWDVPPWDVPPWEQQPRRRQRRRGPPSPRAFPGPGDVPWNEEEQDRRWAPPECPLPPPWPDRAAVPGAEGDFGECWYQDAPPDPWPEYPEEEQPQPQPQPWPPSGPAGNPGNFHQHRPPWSHHPAGTRRSRPRQLLLVPRAWCPRPSRGHKPRSKPSCPAPSRRSQPGARKEPQPPEPPQRPEPPPGAAERQEQPQDVPAGTGGVLEPPGPARSPLESPAADGGADPGAAELQVELGAGQSPVGSQDQAPCAPGADPAPPEETSRNPEIQEHLEAEPCGVPKAGGGHGSPPRSPAAPPEPAGREILECSSGEAELSPRSCGAGETEARAAQAGPLQCLHPPENPQLPPGPAAEPEAQPSQAAPGACTPPETPTAPQSPPGAGAPNQSGET